The nucleotide window aaaaagaagaatattTGGTATTTTTTCTTTCATGAGAAGATGAGAATACACTTGGTTCATATATAAACAGTGCATGTTTTAGCTCTTCTCTCAATTATAATAGCTTTTACCTTCAACTGCTTCCTTATACCATCTTGCTTTGTTGTTTCCTTCTTGCCTACTAGTTTCATGACACTCTTCTTGATTTCCACTAAAGCAAAAAGATGGTCTAGCAACCAATATGTTTACATACAGATAAAAAGAAAATCAGGAATTTCTCCATTTCAATTAGCCTCCCCTTCTACAAACTCTGAATCACAACTGATTAGGGACCCTGCCTCGGACAGAGTATCTGACTCCTGGGTGGTTCTGGACCGCCTGGAGCTTCCTTCACCACCCATGTCTTTCACCTTCTTTCGCCTACTTTTCTTTGGGTCTTTTGTGGTTGTCTCGGTTGTTTGGTTTGCATCCTTGGGTTTTCTAGTCGACTTGGAAGGCTTCTTCGATTGCTTTGTTGAAGAAGCATTTTCTTTAGTGGATGAAGTGCGCTTTGATGATTTAGGCAGGTCGGGCATGTCTCTTGTTGAAGAACTTTGAGCCCTCGAACCTTTTCGGCTCAACCTCTCTGGAATATAAAAAATGATTCAATCCTTAGTTTTGCCATAAAAAAAATTACCCTGAGAGAGTCATTTGACAGGATCTTCCACCATACCTTGTCCTGCTTCAGCTAAAGGTGTTGATTGAAGCCCTCCTGCTGGTGTTTTGAACTCATTCatctgcatatatatatatatatatatatatatatatataataaaacaaaacgtTAGATATGTAACCCAATATTAGTCTTGTTTGCATGGTTTAATCATAGTAATAGTATAGTTGGTGGTTAAATTTAGTCATTTACCCAGCTGGGTGTAGAATTTACAGCTGATGGACCATCCCATCCTATATGAGCCACATGCTTTACGTCTGTTGGCATACCAATCTGCATTTCTGGCTCTTTGTCACTTTCTGCAAAATTAAAGTTTACCCCATTTTCCTGCCATTATTAGCCAACATTCTCTAAAACCAAACAAACCCAATGGCTGcttttgcatgcatgcatacatgTATGTCTTATAATGTCATAAAAAGGAGAAAGATGGAATTACATACCAAATAATTGAGTAATGTATCTAAAACCTTTTAGCAATCCTTTCATCTTATTGATTTAATGACATCTAAACTAAATCAGCATATGGAGTTGAAGTCAAGCTTCAAATCTGAATCTGAAAActcagacaaaaaaaaaaaaaaaaccttttttagCATCAAAGATATAATAATATATGCCATCGAGAACtctttcatctttttttttttttaaataatcggATCCGTCATATGTTTGGATATTAACATCGATATGATCCTTCAAATATACAAGAAAGAAATGAGTATAATCGTATATGATATAGAATATAAATTTTCTCTTAGTATTGAAACATTTCTTGTGCTAAAACATCTCACCTTGATAGAAAGAACAAAACTTTGTGTGATGTATACAAGCATGCATGCATGAGTTTGAAGCATGCAAAAGCATATGAAAAATGTTTCTTAAGAAACAACAAAGAAATTTAaaaccaaaaggaaaaaaaaaaaacagtaattttgtTTCTCGAACCTTAAATAGAGGGAAATCAATACTACTACTAAAAATATTGCATAAAAAAGTTGGACTGTTTTCTGATAATTGTGTTTTATtaggaaggaaaagttttgtttTAAGCAAAACTTGCGTTTGTTCAATGGAAGTGAAATCTAAAATAACCAAAACTTGTTTTAAATTTTGGGGTTGAGAATGAGAAAGAGAGATATTTAGGAGGGTTTTTAACAAATTGTCTTATTTAGTAACATGTTgattttggggttttttttttctttccatttttttatttatataaaaaaaaagtttgCATGCATTTCTATATATAAAAGTAAGTAATGGATGAAAATCTTGctgaaaaaaaattttaattctaacttttttttttgttaaatgattaaatttggaGTTGAGTCGGATTGGACTCTTAAATGTCGCTGTTAGTTTTTTTAGTGTTAGTTTATGTATAAATCAAATGGACTCTGGTTTAAATCATAAAATCGAAGCTATCGGAATTTGgtgttagaaaaataaataaaaaaattaaaaaaagaaaggtAAAAATAAtgttaatacaatataataaatttGAGATGTGTTAAAAACTTTAAAGCTTTAATGTGTACAAGATAATAAAAGAACTCTTGACAAATCACTGAGAATAGTCAAACAATTAACACGAAGTcctttatatacatgtatatatacatattatatgaATGTATAATTTCATGAGATACATTTTATTGGGATTTATCTTTTAACGTGACATCTTTTCAAAAGATTGTGTTGCTTTACACTAGAATTTTATGTAAAGTTATGTTTTTACATACAACTTTAAGTACAAAAATTACGTTCTTACAACACAACCATTCATCAATAATTATAATTTGCTAGACTttttaagataataaaatattgcaacttataaatattataaagtaggttttaagagtttaagaagctcctaaaattttatcaaaaatcaattaagccccGTCACGAAATTTGCATTCAATTAGAAGTGGAAATATATCACACATAATACTCATTTATATTTTTGTCCAAGTTGGTTCACTTTTAGCACTATTATGACTATGTACTTATTTTGTTCATAACAAACATTTATAAGAGAAACCTTAACTCTTCTTGTTGAAGCAACATCACTTCTTATATTTATATAGGTAGAGTTCATTTAATGTCTCCGGTACTTTAGTATACAATGAACTATATTAAGAGTATTCAATCTTATCATCTATATGCAATGGACCGTAGGGTGAAGCCAAAAAATTGCTTTAAGGGGCCAAAGATGAATCATTCATTTTTGGAGagctaaagttttaaaattttgaaaagattaCAGGATAATTTTACATTTCTCCCCTATCTACGCCGCTGCACTAGTCTCTATCAAACTTGTTTTAACATTAATTTTACTAATGCATCGCAAACACATAACGGTAGAATATTTATTACTTAATAtattgaaaattttctttttcaaattttaataagcagTTAATATATGTAAGTTTAAATTTCACCATTCGTTGATTTATGTTgggtttataaattttatataaaaaagatAAATACGCTcgtaataatatttattatttttaaataaattttttagttAATTTTCAATTGAATTAATATTCAATTGATTCATGATACCTACTTAATGGGAAACTTAAATATAGTACCTATACtgtaaatgaaaatttataaaatgtattaaaaatatgcaaaatttgttAGTGAATACACAAGCACAACAGGGCAAGATGTAAAACACTAAATCAATTGATTAATACAAAGAACTCTAAATTAAGCATTACAAGAAAAAATATtccatttatttttaaattatatatatacatacatacatatatatatgaaaggtAAAAGTTCAAAAATATTGGAAGAAAAAAATGGACACAAAAATGTTTGAAGTACAAAAATTGATGTTTGATGACATTCCACCTATGATTTCTTAGCCTACACGCAAAAACAAAAAAACGAAAATATAAATATTCAGTGTATCCATCAAACTAACTGTTCTTTTGATAGAAATAAAGCCTCACCTTTTTCAGGTACTTGTCCTGAATCTTCAGTGCGTTTTGACATGCTTTCTTAGCATCCAAATTTCCAGTAATCTCACCCAATATCTACCAAAAACAAGACTTTTTATAGTCAGAAAAATTATGCAAACTCCCCGAGATTTACGTGCATAGGTACGATGGGAAGAGAGTGTACCGTCACAACATCATCGAGACCCTTAGCGTCCTTTAGAATCTGCCTATTCTTGGTCTCGAGGACGCTTGCAACAAGGAAAACCGAGAGCGCACAGTTTTTATCCGTGTGTCCATTCTGCAgattttttctttgaaatttaCCGTACCGTTTTAGCTCCTTTGCATGTAATGTTTGTGTACTGTTGCTATCTAGAGCTGCATCGGGTTGCTCGTACAACGAGAAGATATTAGGGTTGTATTCCATTGCCCACATAACCTGGAACCGGTCTTTGTCTTAGTATATAACAACAACTTTTCTTTTCTAGATGTTAAAataaaccacatttcgactataAACTAGAAGTATTTGAGTTCATTTGCACTCACCTCCCAAAGATACAGGGCATCGACAAAGGAGAATTCTCTCCGGAAAAGTACCATCAGCATGCGAAACGCAAACAAATACTCCCCACCATCTAGATCCTCTGTCACATGAAAAATCTTGAGACTTTAGTTGATGTTAAGTACAACAATAAATAGAactaatttagaaaaataatggGGGCAAAGGAAGGCATACCAAGGTGTTGATGAAGCTTAGGGTCAACAGTTTTAATTACTTGTGAAAGTATACCAAGTTGGGATTGCACACCTATTGAACTTGTACTGCACCTAAAGTTTTCCCTCTGTTGAAAAGGGCAAAATCAGAGGTCCAACTATAAAACTATAAAACATTATATGGAAACCAAGCATCGAATGATGAGCTTATATGCAAAAGAGATTTAATGATTAGGGAATGTTACGAACTAATTCCAAGGATATGAAATACTAAGAGATGGTGTATCATCGAACCAATTATTCTATCAACGATGCTGCAAGAAATAAACATTTTACCAGTCTGCGCATTGCATGCTCAAAACACCAAAATGCATCGGCTTCATTTTCAAGAAGAATTACCATTGGAGAGCAAATGTCATTCATTCCTGCTCGTGAAAGAATAAAGCTAAAGATGTTGGAAACGAGAGAACTCTGGCTTGGTAATAAATAATGCAATTTAACAGCTACAACTAACCTTGAACATAACCAATATCATCATCTACCCATGAATATATAGCAAGAATATCCCAAAGTTTTGCTTGATTAGCTTCATCCTCGTAGAACACAAGTGCTCGATCGGTTCGAAAAACATCCAAACCTACAGACCAAATACGTCAATTACATAAAGGACCATTGAAATTTAAACATAGCCACAATCATAATTTCAGATAGATGCATAGACGATCAAAAGCTACAAAGGAATCTCAGGTTTTTCTTGCTATTAAACCAGCTTACAACATAGGATATCCATAaggttttatggtagaaatttaTGTTACAATGCTTGAAGATGGTATTCCGAAGAGGAGAACTTACAACCAAGTAAGAAACATGTGTAGTTAAAGCCTTAAAGGACAGCTACTGAACTTATTGATCTCAGAAAAGGACAAAATATGTTGAGCACTACCTCGAGAATCAACAAAAAGTATATGGAATATCCAATCTGTTAAGCATGAAATCATACACCGTACATACCAATTTGATGCAGGAAAAGCATCCAGTGTGCCACTTTCTTGTCTGAAACAGCACTTGTCACATGACAATCTTCACCTTCTATCGGTTGGCCATCGTCAGTAATAATTGGTCTAGTAATGTACTTTCCACTACCAATGACCGGCACCATATTCTGGCATTCAGTCTTCCACATAGCATACCTTTCCCTGGGATGGTTAGCTCGAAAAGTTGAGTCACAATGATCAACCAAACGTAGGAAAAGTATATCATTGATGATAAGAGGAGGAAAAAAAGAAGCTAAGCATTGTGAACGAAGAAAACTGAATGGTTCACAAAAGTTCCAGAGCAATTAAACTAAATGTGAAAAAAGGAAAGGACACATGAAATGAATATACTTTATACTTGATGAGATGCTAAAATCGATTTCCAATCATCAAAGGTACTGTTAAGTTGTTACCTCCTTTGCTCTCTGAGCTGATTCCGATCATCAAAGGTACTGTTAGGATCAAAGCAACCTAAAAGGAACTCCCAGACAAACCCTTTGATCGAAGGGTGAATACCCTACCGTAACAAATCAAGTAAAGCTAATAAAAATAAACTCCCAATATCTGATACGAGTTGTTTAACTTTCaacataaataaaatagataaacgttaaacaattatatgcaaacCACACCAGTATAAAAAAACACAAATAGTTATTGGCTATTACATGGTTGTTACATATGGTTAACCATTCCAAAATGACAGAGCAGACACCAAGTTAAATAACAATCAAGAAATGAGACAAAAAATGCGTTTCCGTGAACACATGAATATGCATTCATGTGGAAATATGTAAGTCATAGGATTAGGAAAGAGAGGGGAGATTAATAAAGATTGCACTTCTGTTCCCTTATAGTTAGCAGTTTGAGCTGACTATGAGTGTAGAAATCATGATCTTTAACATTACATTCTTTTATCATCGGACACAACTAAATTTGGTTGAgacatatggcataatatatGACAGTAAGAGTAATTTAGTTCCTTCTCCATAACCAACCGAGGTTTTCCAACTGAAAGGAATATAATACCGAAGGCAATCTTGCAATGAACAAATTTCAttaaaaactttaattttatgaattatgattCTTAGAAGTCTCACCTAATCAAATGATCATACCACCCAAAATCTTAAATACTACAACATACTCCTTATTCAATGTCCAACAGTTTGTATCAGTTCTTTTTGTTCAAATTGCACATACAAATACATATGTGTGTTCGAAGCAACATAACTATAAATAGAACTCGAAAGAAGGCATACTCCTCGTTGGATCCGTCTAAGAACTTTTTCTATATCAAGATGACCATCTTCAGAGAATGCAGCATGCCATCTTCTTGCACTAAGAGTTTTCCCAACCTGAGAATAAAGGTGTAGTTAAAAAGCAAGGCATACAAAACATAAACAGGAATGAAAATTAAGGGAAGTGAAGAGTAAAAGATGGTAACCCTAGGCCTAAAACGGGTCTTTGGAATATCAGCTAAGCAATCGGGTCTTATGGGATAAAAGGCCTCCAATTCCTCTGTTCCGGCATTTCCACCAAATAACTCTGCTATTGCCGCCAATCCAACCATCTAAACAAGTCGCTCTAATCATTTACTGCCCATTAAACACAATCAAATCAAAGAAACTGTGAATATACAAAACATTAAATCATTGCCGCTGACAAAAATAATGCAAATGTCATATCAGTTTCATTGATTCATTCCCTAAACCCAGGGGAGCGGGGAATTCATGATTTAGACCTTCAAATATTGCTCAATTTCAAAACAACCCATCACCCATTTTGGACCATATACTTTCTCTAACCCCCAATATCATGAAAGACCCAAAcccaaaaataaaggaaaatacaaaaaaaaacaaacacaaaatagaataaaatttcTGAATTAATGAGAATCCTGAAGATTGAATCTTTACATGTTATCATTATTAGCTTATAAAGCTTACATTGCAGAGTGGAGAAATCAAATAGAAAAAGGCCAACTTAATTGCAAGCAAGTGGCAAGGGGTTGAAAATGCTACGAAATTTCCTTCATCGAAACTGCTTTCCTTTTCCCCTCATAGGAGACAAGACAGATAATGGAACAAGACAACGAAGAATTTGGAAGATAAATTAGTCGCAATAAGATAAGAAAATCAAAGGTTCTTTTTTTAAGCTGTAAATTATAGTTGTCAATGGACAGATTTGCGAATTCCTTTTCCCAATGTCCTAAATCCGACAAAGCGGGaaatttctcattttctttgacAGCGGCCTATTTAGAGAATGGACAGGTTTCATagcgattttcttttcttttcatttttctctcacaaagcaatttttttttttaaatccaatAAAATCACATGAAAATGTTTACTTTTGTTTTTGGGTAACTGTTCATAAGTAGGCTTCCCTGTCTCGTCCGAAGACCCTGAGagagttttaataaaatattatgtttgaaaaaatttatttaggtaaaaaaattaaacttgtttaaaatatgaattagtTTAAACTTGAGCATTAAAGATTTAAGTTCAGTCTAACTCAGTCCGTTTtaagtttatatatattattttatatattatgtaagttaaaacacattaaaaaataaatttatattaaatatataatattactctaatataaatattaaaataaatttaaaagatataGTATAAAACttctaataaataaataaaatataaattttattaaatattaaaataatataatataattttttaaaatattaaaaataatatgggtGAACTTAAAATAAACTTGAATTAATTTTTGTAAATATGGATAGGTTTAGACAATTTTAAGCTCATATTTGGATCAGTCTGCTTTGaacaaacataaaatatattaatatcatgctaaaaattaattatccacgaatttaaatattgtattttatgttaactattttaaaaatatataaaaattaaattaaatcatattttatgaataattatattaaattatttagataTCACTTattattatgttaaaattttaaaatattttatatattgttaattttataaataatttatattaattacttgaaatatataagttatattttatgtatcattatattaaattatttaaatatcatataaatttactaatttattttattttccataatCATGTCTGAGAAAAACATTTAACTTCCAACAACAATTGCTTACAACAATATCAAACACTTAAATTGACAAAAACACACAAAGTGCGAAGAATCAGGCCTTAATTTAGTACAGATTAAGGCCTGGTTCTTCGCactttttgtgtttttgttaATTTAATACACTTCACCATTACCAGGatagaaataataatgataaaaagaACATAGGTCTTCGACATTCTTCCTCCCAAATAATCTTTTACATTATGCTGAAACTCCTGTGGAATCCCAGAAGAGCATATTAAAGAAAAAACAGCAGTGAAAGGAAAGGAAAGAGCCCATCGGGGGGACCCGTACTAGCAATGTAGTTGATTCCCGGGTGGCTGATGGTTAATTTAAGGGCAGGGCTGGGAAGGGATCATCGATTATCCTCCTCCCTTTTTGAATGAAGCAATTGGCTTTCCCTAGCAGCACAATTTTCATTGCGTCAAACTTCAGTTTTCAGTCAGCGCAGCATAAATTTGCAAAAGGGCGAGCATATAGCATGCTGGTAGACATATACATGTAAAATGCTATTTGGCTGATAATCTGATCAGCTGTATCTCCATGTAGCCACTCTTCATTCATCTCAAATATGTTTGACAAAGGGTCCTACGAAACTTGCTTCGGGGATTTTAGAATGGAGCTTCAAGGGACTCATCCCATACATCAGCACTTCCATTTGAGGcatcttcaacatcttcttccaTTGAAAGCCTGATATACTCCCTATGTGCAAAGCGATCCCACTCTGTCAAAGTTGGATCCTCTCGTTCCTGCTCACACACACAAAAAGGGCCATTGTCATCCCGGAGAACTGAACTAGCACTGATTCAGCACCCAATATCTAAATTGTGCAATGACTAACCTGCCGAATGAGGAATGGATCACGGGTTTCGAATGCCATAAACTTATTAAGATTAAAAAGGATGTTAAAAACATTTCCTGAAAGTTTGCTCCCTTTCAAGTCCTGTAATGTGATACAGTCTTCTCTCTGCAAAATATCAGCAAGTTAAATCATTCAACAAGCAAGTAAAACGAAATTATAGTTATTAGAAAGAAAGTAGTGTCAACCTCGGGTGCAATCATGTCAATTATTTGACACAATATGTCCTCAAAGAGCACAGGTTCTAGGGCCAAGCATTCCATTCGGTGCAGCTGCTCCTCATAGAAAAATTGCATTTCATTTGGAGTGAGCACACCGTTTCCATCCAAATCTATGCACTTGAACCTATAAAGATAACTAATTAGATGTGGAAAGCTAGGATAGTGACTCAGAGAAAAAGCAATCGATGATATAAGGCAGAAAAGAAAGGATTGTATCATACGAGGTATTGCACCATTTATGCCAGACAAACTGCATGACAATAATGCTACTATTCTTTTAAATATAGCACGACATATTGTGTATTATACACCATTCTTTCCATACACCACCATGCTTAAGATATCTTAAAGCACTGAAAGAATTTTCAGTTGCACTATGCACATTGTTATCTTAAATCAAAGTTCAAAAGTTTTCCAGCTTCACATGCATTTTCAAAAGAATAAGGTAATTTGATATGATGAAGAAAAGGACAATTTGCAAGAGAACTGGAAAAATAACTTAAAACCTCCTAGTGTCGACCTAAGAATAGGGGAAGGGATTAACAAGGAGTCCCTTGACTTGCAAATGTATGGACGGCAAGAATCCAACTCACTTCAAATAAGCAAGGCTCTGTGGTGtaatttattttggaaaatgaaaggtaaaaacaaaaaaaacatacCAATATTCAAGACTAGGTTCAGATGATTTGTCCTCCTCTGAGAGCATGAAGTAAACAAAGTCTTCATAACCCATCTTCCCTTCTACATCACCAGCAAACTTCCGAGGAGCCTGAGATGGAATTGATCCATTTATAGCCAGAGCACAACATATATAGTAAATAGTTTATTGTACTTGAAAATAGAATTTAATTGATTCAGAAGTTTAGAGAACCAAGAACCAGGGCAAACCAACTTGTGAAAAAATTCTATCAATGATTCTGTAGGTAAGGGCATGATTGCCATATCTGATGAGGTTTTCTCTGTCGATGAAGAAATCATGGTCTGTGTCCAACTCCCAGAACTTACAGTATATAACATAGAAATGCTCATAGGAGAAGTACCTAAAAGACGAAGAAAAAGGAAGTTGTATAATTTACAGCATCAGTAATTCGCATGACACAACAATTTAATAAAACCAAGCTATCCACAATGTTCAATTGTTTATTGACCATTCAGGAGAGAAAAGGGCAAGATTTCCCATGCTTTTACCAACCAACTAAAGTAGAGAGAGATATTGTAGTCTCAGTTTACATAATTACTGTTTGGTGTGTAAGGATTTGTATGTTGCTGCTTTCAATAATATAAAATTCACCCGGATTCTAACCTAAGGACTTTATTAATGTCATCTTCCTCGTCTGCTTGTTGCATGGCAGAAATCAGTTCTCCACGTTTGAGCTCCCTGCAGGTAAGACGGCCATTTCCCGATCTATTCATGTGATAAAAGATTCTGTATATGACAGTTTCAGCTGAAACATTAACATAGAAATTTATAGTCCAGTATCAGTTGAACAGAATTAAATGTCCAGTTATTGGGGAAACAAAAATATACATAAATGAACGAAATGATCCTTGGTATCAACTCTTCCTGAAGCATTTTTCAGCTTGATGATGCAAAGAGAATGATCCCCTTGCCAACCTCTTTTTCTCTCTTAATTTTAAATTAGTTTGTAACAATTCCTGAAGCAGATATGTTGTCTTAAGAATCAAGCAGAACAATGCCCATCtttaaaatcttttttttttagccCTTAATTACACAATTGTACAAAAAACGCATAGAATCCCTGGATTATGGTTCTTTACTTTTATCATGAAGTTCAAGAGTTAATTTTTGCTGAGATTTCCACAGGAAATTATAGAATTGCACGAATTCAGTCTGCCAGCCAAAATTCAGGATGTATTTATTCAGTAGCGGATCTTGGGACTAAGTTTTGAAGGGGCctagtaaaattttcaaaaattttaggagtttaatgaatttttttattaaaaattgggggtcaaattaaattttttgagagattaatgagaattttcaaaaattttacgaGAGCTTCATTAAAatcttcaaaaaaataaaaagtaaaatgagtt belongs to Gossypium arboreum isolate Shixiya-1 chromosome 7, ASM2569848v2, whole genome shotgun sequence and includes:
- the LOC108476723 gene encoding CRIB domain-containing protein RIC7, which encodes MKGLLKGFRYITQLFESDKEPEMQIGMPTDVKHVAHIGWDGPSAVNSTPSWMNEFKTPAGGLQSTPLAEAGQERLSRKGSRAQSSSTRDMPDLPKSSKRTSSTKENASSTKQSKKPSKSTRKPKDANQTTETTTKDPKKSRRKKVKDMGGEGSSRRSRTTQESDTLSEAGSLISCDSEFVEGEAN
- the LOC108468596 gene encoding uncharacterized protein LOC108468596 — encoded protein: MVGLAAIAELFGGNAGTEELEAFYPIRPDCLADIPKTRFRPRVGKTLSARRWHAAFSEDGHLDIEKVLRRIQRGGIHPSIKGFVWEFLLGCFDPNSTFDDRNQLREQRRERYAMWKTECQNMVPVIGSGKYITRPIITDDGQPIEGEDCHVTSAVSDKKVAHWMLFLHQIGLDVFRTDRALVFYEDEANQAKLWDILAIYSWVDDDIGYVQGMNDICSPMVILLENEADAFWCFEHAMRRLRENFRCSTSSIGVQSQLGILSQVIKTVDPKLHQHLEDLDGGEYLFAFRMLMVLFRREFSFVDALYLWEVMWAMEYNPNIFSLYEQPDAALDSNSTQTLHAKELKRYGKFQRKNLQNGHTDKNCALSVFLVASVLETKNRQILKDAKGLDDVVTILGEITGNLDAKKACQNALKIQDKYLKKAKKS
- the LOC108457330 gene encoding serine/threonine protein phosphatase 2A regulatory subunit B''alpha-like isoform X1, whose protein sequence is MSLSLKMEIDTVEDVTCLNPELLQLPEVSPFALKTTPLLVDDLFSQWLSLPETGNLVKSLINDAKAGTAVNACANFSNVNAVGSNSLPSMFSSVNAPPLSPRSSSGSPRSSKQKSSPSALGSPLKLFSDPMQEVIPQFYFQNGRPPTKELKEQSLSKINHLFNNPLNGLLIDEFKTVTKEVCKLPSFLSSALFRKIDVDCVGIVTRDAFVTYWVDGNMLTMDVATQIFEILKRPGNRHLTQVDFRPILRELLATHPGLKFLQNTPEFQDRYAETVIYRIFYHMNRSGNGRLTCRELKRGELISAMQQADEEDDINKVLRYFSYEHFYVIYCKFWELDTDHDFFIDRENLIRYGNHALTYRIIDRIFSQAPRKFAGDVEGKMGYEDFVYFMLSEEDKSSEPSLEYWFKCIDLDGNGVLTPNEMQFFYEEQLHRMECLALEPVLFEDILCQIIDMIAPEREDCITLQDLKGSKLSGNVFNILFNLNKFMAFETRDPFLIRQEREDPTLTEWDRFAHREYIRLSMEEDVEDASNGSADVWDESLEAPF
- the LOC108457330 gene encoding serine/threonine protein phosphatase 2A regulatory subunit B''alpha-like isoform X2 encodes the protein MTCSLNGFHFRRLAICVNAPPLSPRSSSGSPRSSKQKSSPSALGSPLKLFSDPMQEVIPQFYFQNGRPPTKELKEQSLSKINHLFNNPLNGLLIDEFKTVTKEVCKLPSFLSSALFRKIDVDCVGIVTRDAFVTYWVDGNMLTMDVATQIFEILKRPGNRHLTQVDFRPILRELLATHPGLKFLQNTPEFQDRYAETVIYRIFYHMNRSGNGRLTCRELKRGELISAMQQADEEDDINKVLRYFSYEHFYVIYCKFWELDTDHDFFIDRENLIRYGNHALTYRIIDRIFSQAPRKFAGDVEGKMGYEDFVYFMLSEEDKSSEPSLEYWFKCIDLDGNGVLTPNEMQFFYEEQLHRMECLALEPVLFEDILCQIIDMIAPEREDCITLQDLKGSKLSGNVFNILFNLNKFMAFETRDPFLIRQEREDPTLTEWDRFAHREYIRLSMEEDVEDASNGSADVWDESLEAPF
- the LOC108457330 gene encoding serine/threonine protein phosphatase 2A regulatory subunit B''alpha-like isoform X3 encodes the protein MLTMDVATQIFEILKRPGNRHLTQVDFRPILRELLATHPGLKFLQNTPEFQDRYAETVIYRIFYHMNRSGNGRLTCRELKRGELISAMQQADEEDDINKVLRYFSYEHFYVIYCKFWELDTDHDFFIDRENLIRYGNHALTYRIIDRIFSQAPRKFAGDVEGKMGYEDFVYFMLSEEDKSSEPSLEYWFKCIDLDGNGVLTPNEMQFFYEEQLHRMECLALEPVLFEDILCQIIDMIAPEREDCITLQDLKGSKLSGNVFNILFNLNKFMAFETRDPFLIRQEREDPTLTEWDRFAHREYIRLSMEEDVEDASNGSADVWDESLEAPF